Sequence from the Streptomyces virginiae genome:
TTGAGGTGGGTGCCAGGCATGACCGTCGGCCGGACCAGGCGGGCCCACATCCCCTCCATCGTGTTGGGGTCCAGCTCCGCTGGCGGTGTCCGGTTCACCGTCACGTACTGCTCGCCGGGGTGTTGGCCGGCAGCGAAGCTGACCCACTCGGCCGGGACCCGGTATGCGGAGCCGACGGCCTCGGCGGACACGTTCACCGACCGGCCCTGAGGGGCCTCGATGATGCCCTCCCACCGGTCCCCGGAGTCGCTCACGCCGACGAGGTGCTGGCCGGGGTGCGCACCGCCCTCGCCTGAGATGTGGTCGGACCACACCTTGCCGGATGGTGTCGCGGTCGAGCGAAGCGGGGCCGTGAAACGGCCACGTTCCGTTGATCAGAAAGTCTGAGCCCGCATGCTGCACCGAGCGCGGCAAGCCGTCGCTCTGGATGGAAGCGGCAGACGACGCCTCCGAGGTCGAAGAAGATCACCTTTGGCTGCATGGGCTGACGATAGCTGCACCGCCATCACGACAAACGGCCTTGCTCCGATGCTCCTGCAGAGCAGGCCCACCTCCTGGTCGCAACGCCAGTCAACCCTTGATCACGATCTACAGCTGGAGTATTAATCGGGACACCGCCAGCGCTGATGCGGGTTTCGAGGTCTCCGGCGGCCGGTCCGCCGCCGTGTCGGCGGGGTCGCGGCCGGCGGGGCATAGGTCTCCCCGGCTGCGGCCTTGGGGGCGGCAGCCGGGGAGGGGGCACCTCCTAGACCGGGCCGATCCATGTGCAGGGTTCACCCAGCGGGCAGTCCCAGCCCCGGTCGTCCAGCCCGTCAGAGGCGGACGGGTCTGCAACGACGGAGCCGAAAGTGGACTTCGGTGGCGGCTCTTCCACCCGGTAGCCCACCTTGTTGGGGTCCTCCAGGGTGTGGTAGATCCCGATCACCTTCAGGAACGGCTGGTATGTGTCCCATCGGCGTTCCAGTGTCCCCAGCACCGGGAGGTTGAACCGGGCTCCACGATCCGCAGCGTCCGATTCGGACTGGTCGTACATGCTGCCTCCTTTCCCTTCTCGGCAACGGCGGAGGGACCCGCTGCCGACACGCGGCTCTCACCTGAAGAGAGAGCCGACGGCCTTCGCGGCCAGAGGCAGCAGCCAGGCGAAGTCCGCCTCGACGCCGCTGCTCTCGCTGCCCGCAGCCCTGGGGGCTGCGGGGGTGCGGTCGACTGCCGGCGCCTGGAAGGGTGTCTGCAGGTCGGCCGACGTGACTGGTCGGGGTGTGAACTCTTCGTTCATGTCTGAGTCCTTTCCTTACGGTGCCCAGGGCTGGAAGACGGATGGTGCGCCAGGCCAGGACATGCCTTGCTTGGATTCGTGGCCGATCCGGTCCCAGGGCTTTGCCCAGTTCGCCTCCGCGCCGCCGTGGGCGGTGTCTGCTGCCTGCGGGGCTGCTGGGCTGCGGTCGACCGCCGGCGTTTGCAGAGGTGTCTGTGTGTCGGCCGACGGGCCGGCTCGGGGTGAGGAATCTTGATTCATGTCGGTGTCCTTTCCATAGGTACCTCGGCACTAGGTCCGACTGGAGAGCCATGCGTCCAACGCGCCTCTCACTCCATGGCCGATGAGTGTCCAGGGCATTTCCCAGTTCGCCTCGACGCCTGTTGAGTCGGCCTCGGCGCGCTGGGTCGCAGGGCTCCGGTCGATTGCAGGGGCCTGGAGTGGCGTCCGCAGGACGGGCGGAGACTGTGCACTCTGCGGGATCTCTGTGTTCATCCCGACGTCCTCTCTGGCCGGTGCGGCGGTGGCGGGGGACCCACGTACCCGCCACCGCTGCGGCGGATGGTGCGTGGCGTCCCTAGAAGAGGACGTTCTTCAGGACGTTCAGGGCCTTGCCCCAGAAGTTGTTGGCCTCGACGCCGTCGACGCCTTCGCCGGAGCCCCTGGGTCCGATCGGGTTGCGGTCGATGGCGGGGGTCTGGAACGGCGTCCGCGGAGTGCCGGACGGAGCCGGCCTCTCCTCGTGCCGCGTAAACGGCTCGTTCATCTTTCTCACCTTTCACCTGGTGACTGGCCGGTGGGAGGTTCCCGCCGGAGTCTCAAAGTCCTGCCTCTCGCAGTGCGCTCAGACTGTTTGCGCCCGCTGCGCGTAACACATCTGCCGTGCGGGACCCCACAGCTCCGCGCAGCCCGAGCGGGCGGCTTCCACGCCGTAGCCGTCGTGCCTCTCCTGCAGCGCTTGTGACGGTTCGCGGGTGACCGGCGGAGCCTGGAGGGGAAGTGCGGGGGGAACTGGAGACCTGGTTTCGGGCATGGGGGCTCCTTGGTTGGGTCGGCAGTCAGACGCTGCCGATGAACGTGTGCACGGGAGCGAGGCTTACGGGCAGGTCATCGCTCACGTCGAAGGTGAACAGGTACGACACCGGCGCTCTCTGGTCGTTCTCCGGGTCGAAGAAGGTCAAGGTGACGTCCTGGCAGTCCGAGCCGGGACGGCAGAAGGGGCTCTTGGAGACGGTGACGGTGTCCAGGGCGTAGAAGTTGTCGTTCCTGCCGGGGACGTGCGCCGCGGAGAGAATGCCGTCTTGGATCTCGGCGCCGACCAGGAATGCGTTGGTGCCCGCCGCGTTCAGCGCCCGGTCGGCGGAGCTCTGCCCGAGGTTGCGGAACTTCCAGTAGATCTTGTCCAGCAGTGCGCGCACGGTGTCCTTGAGGAACCTGCCCTTCTCTCCGGCGAACTCCTGACGCACCTTGGCTTCGGCTGCGTCTTGTGCCGCCGCGTTCGCTCCGGCCGCCTTGCGCGCTTCGCGAATCTTGAGTGCGAGCACTGTTTCGAAGACGGCGTCGACCAGCAGTGTCTCGTTCCAGGTGAACAAGCCGCGGCTCTTGACCTCGACCACGGGGACGACCTGTCCCGAGAACAGCCGGACGGTACGGTCTGTGAGGACACCGGGAATCGAGACTCGGGAGACGAAGTCGACGTCTTGCTTGCTCTTGGTCTGTCCCAGGAGCGCGTCTCGGAAGGTCCTGTAAACGAAGGAGACCGGAGGGTAGGCGAGGGTCTCAAGGAGTTCGGCGAGCTGCTTGACGTCGCCGGCGGCGCCGGCCGCAAGCCCATGCACCTGGTACGCGGACGCCTTGGGGTTCTTGATGATCGGCCGGGTCCAGTCCATGCCCACAGGAGTTTCCGCTTCAAGGGCGTAGAGCGGGGTCGCGTCCGCGTTGAGCGTCCAGGTCAACTTGTCCGAGGCCCACGGGTTTTTGCTCAGGTAGGCGTGCAGCTGCTTGGGGTCGTAGATGTTCGGCTGGACCTCCTCTTCAGGATGTCCCTTCGTCGCCGGGACGACAATGTGCGGCATCTGCTGACGGAAGCTGTCGCGGCGGGCTTCGGTCTGGAAGTCGAACCCGATAGTGCCGATCGCGTAGATCAGCTGCTTGCCGGGGGAGGGCGCCGGGGCGGACGGGGCGGCACCGCTCGGGCTGGAATGTCCGGCTGCGGCTCCGCAGGTACCGCCGCATCCGGCGCAGGACGGGCAGACACCGTTGTTCGCCGGGGGAACGGCAGGTGCGGCGTAGGCCACGGGTGCCGTATAGGCAACAGGTGCGGCGGGTGCCGGGTAGGCAGGGGGCGTGGCGTAGGCCGGAGGCGCTGCAGGTGCTGCATATACAGGAGGTGCGGCAGGTTGGGCTGCGGCTTGAACCCCGGGCTGCATCGCTGGAGGAGCGGGCGGCCAGGGCGGTTGAGCGGGCCACGAGTCCGAGGACGGGGTCACGGGGGCCTGAGCCTCGCCGGGGACCGGTGCCTGCGCTGGTGCGCCGTGTGAGGTCGCCGTCTGCATTGTGGGCATCGGGGTTGCGGCGCTGGCGGGTGTCTGGGACATGGCTGCGGGTACGGCCTCGGACGGTTCCTCGGCCTGGGCGTTTGCGGCGTTCGTGTCCATGACGATGGCTCTCTCTTTCTCTTCGGTGTGCGTCGTGCCGTGAGGGCCGGATGCCGGGTTTCCCAGCCCGTCGACCAAGGCGAAGGCGCCGGCGGTGTTCAGCCGGCCGCCGAGGAGCCTGCGGCACTGGGGTGAGTCGTCCGGGTCGCAGGTCGGACGGATCGCGGACTCACGTACAGCACGGGCCGCGGCAAGTGGGTCGGCTTTGCGGCCTTGGGCCAGCTGCCTTGCCACCAGCAGCGCGACGACCCCGGTCACGGCCGGGGCGGCGAAGCTGCTGCCGGTCAGCGAGGCGAGCGCGCCGCCTGGCGCGGCGCCCTGGATGTCCTGTCCGGGGGCCAGAACCCCGTTCAGCCGGTAGGCGATGCCCCAGTTGTTGATGTCGAGCGGCGCTCCGGTGGCGTCGGCCGCCCCGACGGCGAGCACGGACGGAGTGGCAGCGGGGGCTTGGAGACAGTCGCAGCCGTCGTTGCCCACGGCTGCGACGACCAGCACCCCGTTTTGCTCGCACAGTCGAAGCGCCCGTTCCAGCATGCTGTCTGGCGCGCCCTCGGGGGTTCGCTCCCCACCGCTGATGTTGATGACGTGGGCCCCTGCCTCCACGGCCTGTTCCACGGCCCGCGCCAGGTCCAATTGCGGCACGCGTGCCATTCGGCCGTCCGGGGACTCCCGAAACACCGGAAGCAGCAAGCCGGTGCAGTGGGGCACGAGGCCGGGTACCGGCGATTGGGGCTGGCCGAAGAGCAGACTCGTGACATGCGTGCCGTGCAGCGACATAGGCCCGGGGCCGGCCGGGCCCGACACCAGAGTGGGCATCCGGGTGAGGTTCGATCCCGCGAAACAGGGATGTGCCATGTCTACCGGGCCGTCGAGGACCGCCACGCGCACCTCAGGGCTGCCGAGGAGCTCTTGCTCCCCGCCTATCCCGCGCACCACCGATCGGATGTCCATGCTGAACCTCCGCGTACCGCAATCTCGACGTGCACTGATTCGGTCCTGCGTGGCTTGGCTGTCGCGTCTGACGCGCCGGGCCACGAGAAAGGTGTCCCACGGACCCGTTTCGGGGTCGTTCTCGCGTTTCGTCGAAAACGTTCGAGTTCCGTCGCGGAGGCGTTTCGGCACACGTTGCAGAAACGTTCCTGCGTCGCAGTGGATGCATATATGCACCGACGGGAGCGCGCGGAGTCGGCGTGGCGGGTAGCCGTGAGATGCGCCCCGCCCGGTTGCAGCCGTCTAGGTCGTCGCGCAGAGTGATATGTGTGTCGCAAGGAGCCCATCTCGAAATCCTGCGGCCCTTCCAAGTCACCTGTGGAGGGCGGCGCGTCGCCGTCTCCCATGCAGCTCAAAGGTTGCTGGCCTTCCTGGCCTTGCACCGCGAGGGCATGGACCGACGTGCGGTCGCCGAGCAGTTGTGGCCCGATTGCACTCCCTGTCGGGCTGCCGCCAACCTGCGGTCGGCGCTGTGTCAGGGCAGAAGGGTCGGCCCAGTACCCCCCATCGACAGCCTCGATCACAGCCTCACGCTCGCGACGTCATTCTCTGTCGACTTCCACGACGCGTGGGACGCGGCATACCGCCTCGTCTCCGGCGAATGCAAGCTCCCTGACGGGGATGGACTCGTTGCAGACCTGAGCCAGGTCCTGCTCCCCGGCTGGGACGACGAATGGCTGCTGCTGCACCGCGAACGCTGTGATCAGCTAAGGCTGTACGCCCTGGAGGCGCTGGCTCAGCATTTCCAGACCGAGGGCCGTCACCTGTCCGCGTTGCAGGCCTCGCTCGCTGCCGTCTCCATCGACCCGTTCCGCGAGACTCCTCACCGGATTGCCGTCGAGGTCCACCTGGCCGAGGGCAACGTGGCCTCCGCCGTCAAGCGATACCAGGAATATCGGCGCTTGCTGCAAGCGGAGTTGCAGGTAGCCCCGTCGCCGCAGCTGACCCGCCTCGTCCGGGACCTGACGCCCATGTAGCCGATCAGATCCGCCGGACTTCCGACCCACTGGATGGGCGTATAAGCGGCCCGTGAATGCGGAGGCGCTCCCGAGTGTCGCGATCTCGGCGACGCCGCCCCACCGCGAAACCGCGTCGGTCAGTTCGGGTGTGGCGAGGTCGACCACGCACCGTCCAGGGCAGTGCACCCTCCCGCTCCTGGCAGCTGCGCCCACAGCGCCAAGTGGTCGCCCCAGTTCTCCGGCGCGGGTTCCTTGGGCTCGCAGGCAATCCGTCGCCGTCTTCGACCAAGCCCTCCCCGCACGGCATTCGCGTCGTGGTCCGCCCGGACCTCGCCGTACGGCGCGCCTACACACTCACCGTCCCCGTAGTGCACTCGGTCCGCAGTCACCTTCTCGCCCTTTGCCGGCCGCTCGCTCGTAGCCTCCCTCTCGGCCGACACCTCTCAGGGGGCGAGTCGCGGGGCTGTATACGGCCTTGACGAGCGCGAGTGCTACACCCATGTGTAGTTCGCGTCGGTGACGGCGTCCAGCGCCGTGTCGGTGACGGCGGCGTGGGGATCGGCGAGGGCGGCGAGGGCGGGGCCGATGGGCGGGAAGATGGGTAGTTCGGCAGTGTTGCGGTAGTCGATCCACTCGATGACACCAACCTCGTGGCTGCCGTCGGGGAGCTCGTCCAGTTCCTGCGCGGCGAGGGTCGCCCGGATGTCGGGGCTGATGTGGAAGCGGTAGATGAGGTGGAGCTTGCGCGGCGGCGGGGTGGGGCCGGGGCGTGTCACGCGCTGGTCGACGACCCACATCAGGTCCCCGCCCTCGGCCGCCGCCGTGTCCAGGCCGAGTTCCTCCGCGAGCTCGCGGGCGAGGGCGCGGGTGAGGTCTTCGCCGTGTTCGACGTTGCCGCCGGGCGGGGTGTAGTGGGTGGAGTCGGCGCGGTCACGGCGGATGAGGGCGACGTCGTCGCCGCAGAACACCAGCGCCCCGGTCCGGATCTTGATCCGGGAGAACGGGACGGGTGCGGCAGGAGTGTTCGTCATGGCTGCCAGTATTCGGGACCAAGGCCGTGAAGCAGGTGGCGCCGAGCTCGGTGGCGACCGTCTCGGCGCAGGTGTCGTCGTCAGGCGCGGAAGACCGGGGCTCCAACTGAGCCTGTTTCGGGTGGTGTGCCGGGGGTGAGGGGTGGCCGTACCGGCTGCACTCAGCTGGGCGACTTCGGCGCGGGTCGCGAGATCGAGGGGTCGAGTCCTTGGTGGAGGAGGCGTGGGCGATGTGGTCGCCCGGCGCCAACGAGGGGGCAGGTAGGCGTTCAGGGGCCGTGCCTTGAGTGGCTTCGCCGTGGAGGTGGGGACTGTCAGTGCCCGGAGCCGGCGTGCATACCTGGGTCATGCCCCGGTTCATCCGTCACGGGCAGGCATTCGGCGAGCAGGTCGACGACGTCGCGCCAGGCTCGTTGTGCGTGCTGTGGGTGGTAGCCGACGCCGGGGACCGTGGGGTGGTCGACGGGCGGGTGGTGGAAGGCGTGCAAGGCGCCGCCGTAGACCGTGAGGCGCCAGTCGACGCCTGCGGCCTGCATCTCGGCGGTGAACGCGTTCCGTTGCGCGGGCGCCATGATCGGGTCTTCCGACCCGACCCCGGCCCAGACCGGGCAGCGGATGCGCGCGGCCTCGCCCGGCCGGCCCGTGGTCGTTGCATTGACCGTTCCGATCGCGCGCAGGTCGACGCCGTCGCGCCCGAGTTCCAGTGCGATGGCGCCCCCGGTGCCGTAGCCGACGGCGGCGATCCGGTCGGGGTCGGTCCGCGGTTCGGTGTGCAGCACGTCGAGCGCCGCATGGCCGATGCCACGCATCCGGTCTGGATCGGCGAGCAACGGCAGGCAACGGGCCAGCATCTCCTCGGGGTCACCCAGATAGCGCCCGCCATGAAGGTCGAAGGCCAGCGCTACATATCCCAGCTCGGCGAGAGCATCGGCCCTGCGGCGCTCGATGTCGCTGAGCCCCATGCCCTCCGGTCCGAGCAGTACCGCGGGCCGGCGGTCGGCACCGGCCGGGAGGGCGAGGTGCCCGATCATCGTCAAACCGTCGGCCGGATACTCGACCGTGCGCGTCGTGATCGTCGTCATGAGACGGGACTGTAGTGATCATCGAGCCCGGTCCGGCCGGTGTTCTGCCGCCGGCAGAACGGCGCGTGTCCTTCTGACATACGGGGGCCGGGCTCAGGGCTTCAAGATCATCTCACTGCCCTCTGGCGCGCAACTCGGTCACACGGTCAGCCGTGGTCTCCGATGATTCGACGACACCAACGTCTGTCCGTCGTGCCTGGATGCGCGGCCGTATCGGTGGATCACGTTCGCTGCCGAGGACCGGGCACCGTCGGAATGCCGAGAGCGACGCCTGGCTCACGCTTCGGCGTAGTCGGCGAGTGCGGGCTCCAACAGGCCGAAGGCGCTGTCCGCCTCGGCGATGACTGTGGCGGAGATCTGGGCGTTGTCCTGTCCGGTGAGGGTGAGTTCCTGGATGCGCTGGAACAGGGTGCGGTGCACGGCACCGAGCAGGGCGGCGGCGGTGCGGGGGGTGATGTCGCCGCGGGGTGCGTCGGTGGCGTCGGCCAAGGCGTCGGCCAAGGCGGCCTCTCGCAGGTCGTGCAGGTCGCGCAGCCGAGCGGAAAGGGTGGGACTGTCGGCGATCATGCGGGCGAATTCGGGACCGGAGAACCCGGCGACCGGATCGGCGGTTGCGGTTGCGTCGATGAAGGCCCGGCGCAGGGCCGACGAGGCCGACTCGCCGACCTGACGGCCGGTCACCGTACTGGCCAGGGATGCGGTGAAGGCGTCCTGGTGATCCAAGGCCAGGTCCTCCTTGCGCGGGAAGTAGTTGGTCACCGTCTTCTTCGCCACCCGCGCGGCGGCGGCGATCTCGGCAATGGTGGTCCGCTCAAAGCCCTGGGCGAGGAACAAGCCGGTGGCCACGTCGGAGATGAGCTGCCGGGTCTCTTGCTTCTTGGATTCCCGCAGGCCGGTAGGGGGTGGGGATGAGAGGGCATCAGTAGTCATGGAGCAATCTTACACTCGTAGCATTTTTATGTTGACACCCTAAGAAGGACCAGCCTAAAATTACGTCGGTCGTAAATTTGCTCTGGAGCGAAGAACGGATGTGCCCATGCTCGAATCCCGCCCTGTCGCCCTGCGGATGGCACCCGTCAAGATCGGCCCGGTCCTGACGGAGCGCGACAACCGCGCCCCGGCCATACCCCGCGGCAATCAGCGTCCGGCCCGTGTTCTGCCCGCACCCGCCCGACGGGGCTCCCCGAAAGCCCGCAACCTTCCCCGCCGCTCCAGCTACTGACCTGCACCCACCCGGCACCCGAACCTGCGCCCCCGGAAGCCACTGAGGAGAACCACCTTGCAGATCACCGCGTCCACCGTCTCGCTCACCGTCGACGACGTCGCCGCGTCCCAGCGGTTCTTCACCACCCACCTCGGCTACACCGAGCAGGCCGCCGCCGATGGATTCGCCTCCCTGTCGCGCGACGACGCCGCGATGGACATCGTCCTGCTCGCACGTGGCACCGAAGTGCTGCCGGCCGACCAGCGTGACCAGCACGCCTCCGGTCTGATCCTCGCCTTCGCCACCACCGGCATCGAGCGTGAGGAGAAGCGACTGCGCGCCGAGGGCGTCGAGATCACCATGCCGCTACGCGAGGAGCCCTGGGGCGAGCGTCTCTTCCAGGTCACCGACCCCAACGGCATGATCGTCCAGTTCGTCGAATGGGTCACCCCGGCCGGACCCGAGAACGCCTGACACCCAGAGCGTCAGGCCGATCCTGGCCATGCACCTGGTCGGCGACAGCCGAGCTCCTCGCCACCTGCCGTGCGCCGCGGCCGTCGATGCTCAACATCGTGATCGTGTGGAACGCGGTCTACTTGCGGCAGATCATCGCCGAGCTGCGTGTCGAAGGGCACCACGTCCACCAGCACCCCGGTCCAGGTTCTGTCTCTTCGGTCAGCGCCGGACTTGATGCCGGCCAAGCGCTCACGCGGGCAACTCCACGCCCGGGGCGAGCGCGCGGAGTCGGGCTACCGCGTGGTGGATCCGGTCGGCCTCTGCCTTAAGGGCTTGGGCGTCGGCTCCGTCGTACTCCATCCAGTCCAGGGCGGTTGTCCCCAACAGCCGCGCGGTGTTGTCGAGCACGGTGGCCGCGTCCAGCAGCCCCTCGACGAGGTAGCCGTCCTCCAGGCGGGCCTCGGCTCGGGCCAGTGGGCTGTGCGGCGGCAGGTCGGAGCGAACGGCAGCGGCTGCCTGCACGCTCTCTTCGGCGTCGGGCACATGAACCAGGCCCAGCTCCAGGGCCGGGCGCAAGACTGAGGCCTCGGTGCCGACGTCCTGGACGACGCCGACAATCCGAGGCGTGATCGTGTGAACCAGGCTGGTGTCGTCTGGGTCCGCGACGCGCACGTGGTCGTCCAGGACGAGCGGCATGTCCTGGGGCAGTCGGGCCAGCAGCGCAGCCAGATCTCCGACGGTGGAGAGCAGCGGCACCGTGGCGACGGTGTCCATCAGACGCCGGTTCTCCGTCTCCTGCGTGCCCGCTGCGGTCGAGTCGCTCATCGTGCGACCGCCGTGCCGTGGCCCGCGGTAACCGCTACCCGGAAGTTGTTGAGTGTCTCGATCGGCCGACCGTGCAGGTCGACGATCAGCTCGCTGTTCCCCATCGCAGCAGCCTAACCAGCCCTCACTACGAACCGCGGACCGGCCACGAAGACAGGCTCTGATAAGCGCTGTCCCGTAGCTACTGACCGGGGTGGTCACCTCTGACCGATGCGATCAGGTCTGCTTCGCCCAGGTAGGCGCGATTGATCCGCCCACGGCCTCGGACGATGCCTTCTGCGGCGAGTCGCTTCCGAAGCGGGCGGGGTGCGAGGGCGTCGTCGAAGCTCTCGATGAGGCCTCGGCCCGTATCGGCGAACTCGTAGCGGACCGCGTACGTCTTGCCCGCGTGCTGCCATTCGCAGCGGACCAGCGGGCGCACAAGGATGGCCTCGAACCAAGCAGCTGTCCGCTCTGCCAGTTCTGCCGGGCTTCCGGCGGCTGTGAAGGTGAACTCAGTCGCCTCCTCCGGCAGCGAGAAGAGCTGATTGTGGAGCTTGTCTGCATGGACGGCGGTCCCGTTGAAGTGGGCGCCCACGGTCAGGATTCCCTGGTTGCGCTGCGGATCGACGATGTCCAGCCAGACGATCAGCTCGTGATCGTAGGCGTGCGCCGGAGGCACCACGGCAGTGTCATCCGGGTAGACCAGCCAGGAGCGAGCACGTTCGGCGAGAACGTCCGCGAACGCGCGTTGTGCGACGTTCAGATCGTCTTCGTCGTACTCGAACCAGGGGATCTCTTTCATGGCCGCACTCTACGTGCGGCCCACGGGCGGCCCGGAAACCGCTGGTCAAGAAGGGGTGTAGGTGACGTAGGACCGTCGCGGAGATCGCAAAATACGTGACGCCGGGGACGCAAGCGACGAGGTGTACGTACGGTCCGCTCTCATGAGATCAAGCACCCGCCGCCCCTCCCTCCTGACGCCGGAGCGGATCGAGAGCATCGTCAAGGCGACCGCCGTGGGCGTCGCCAACTCGCTCGCCGCCGAGGGCGCCGGCGTTTCCCGGGCCACCCTCGCGCGGTGGACGGCCCGCGGCCGCAACGCCACCCAGGCCCGCGAGGACGGCGAACCCGCGAACGCCGCCGACGACGTGTACGTCGAGCTGTACCGGCGGGTGAACTCCGCTCGGGGCGCAGATGGCCGCCCGGGCCATCGCGCGGGTTCTGCAGGCGGGCGCCGGGAGCCTGGTTCTCGAGGAACGCGTGCGCACCTACAACGACCGGTCACCGGCCTGGACGTCGAGGAACTGCAGACCCGTTACCTGCGGCCGGACCGGCGGGCGGCGGCCTGGTGGCTGCTGCTCACCGAGCGCCAGATGTTCGGCCGGGCCGGCTTCGCACTGCTCCGCAAGCGAGTCCTGTTGGCTCACTGATCGATGTCAGATGCGCGCGATAGCTTCCCCCACATGGGTGTTTACCTGGTGAGCGTCGGCGCGGAGGAATGGTTCGGTGACGAGGAGGACGGATGGGGTGAAGTCGCTTCGGCACTCGATGCTGAACTCACGCGGCGGGGCCTGCCGCCTTACGAGGACGTCCCCGCAGAGACGGCCTTCGCACCTGGCTCAGGGCAAGCTTTCGAGGAAAAGCTGACCCCCGACATGACCGGGTTCCTCGCCTTGTGTCAGACGCACCTGTCACGAGAGGAATCGGAGATCCTCTGCGGCTGGACCGTGCTCGTGCCCTTCTCTCTCGATGAGGAGATCTGGTTGCCCATCGAATCCGACGACCACGACTCCATGGTCGCCGGCGCTCCTCAGGTACTACCACTCGCAGAGAAGCTGGCGGCAGCCATCGATCTGCCGGCCGAAACCCCGGCGACATGCGACAACCTCGACCTGAGCACGTGGTTCAGGCACGAAGCGAAGGAACTGGCCGCTGGTCGAACAGGACCGTGGACCAAGGACCTGGCCACAGCCTTCTACGTCGCACTGTTCCTGCGCGCTGCACAGCACTCGATCCGACGCGGCTGCCCCATCGTCTGCACCTGAGGCCCACCTTCGGTCCCACTGGTCTCCCAGCGAAGATCACCCGCGTGCACGCGTCACGGAAAGCGGCTCTGTCGCCGCGGGCTAGTTCGAGGAGCATTTCGACTTATCGATAGCCTGCATCATCATGATGCGCGCTTGGATCCTGCCGATGCTGCTTGTTCTCAGCGGCTCAGCCGTCGCGGCCGGGCTGTTCTTCAAGGGGAGCCCCGGCACAGCCGCAGCATTCCTGCTGGCGTTCCTGGCGCTCGCCGGCGTGAACTCACCCCTGATCTTCCCGAGGTCGATCGGTGCGCAGGAAGCACAACGCCGCAGCACGGTCGACGGCCGACCGGTCGTCTTCTGGCGGCCTGGCTGCAAGTACTGCATACGACTGCGCATCCGGCTGGGCCGCGGCGCTCGCCAGTTGCACTGGGTCAACATCTGGCGCGACCCGGCAGGAGCCGCAACGGTGAGGGCAGCCAATGACGGCAACGAGACCGTGCCGACCGTCGTCGTGGCGGGCCGGCCACACACCAACCCCGACCCCGAATGGGTGCACGAACGGCTCTCCCCTTCCGCGTGATCAGAAACCGCACCCGACGGAGAGCCACCTGCAGACCTAAACGCACGGAGGTTGCAAGACAAGCTCAGTGAAGGCGTCGACATCCGGGGCCGCGGCCGCGCGCAGCAGAGGGGTGAGACTGAAGGCGTGGCGGGCATCCTCCCAGGCGGCCTTGTAGCGGTCTGCGGCGGTGCGCACGGTCGCCGCTCCGGAGCCGGTTTTGAGGGGGACGACGGTCGCCACGGGGGTGCTCGCCATGTCGGGGAACGGATGCGTTCTCCCTGGTCGACGATCACCGTAGTGCAGATAACAGGGCAGTTATCTGCGGCAACGGATGGAAATGCCCTCACCTACTGCGGGCCGCGTGCCTACTGCGCAACTCCTCGTCGGCCGGTGGCGCGCAGGCCGAACCGGTCGGCGGCGTACTGCTGGGCGGCCAACATCAGGTCGACGGTGGCGGGGGAATCGAGCCCGCGCTCTGAGTTTGGGAATCACCAGGCCGTCACGGAAGGGGTTGACGCTGACCAGCGCAAACGGCCTCTGGTGATTAATCGATCGCGAGGCGTCCCGCTTGACTGCTCTTGACCGCTGGGATCCGCCCTGGCGCGGATGTGGCACGGGCTTCCATCCGCTCTGGCGGGTCGCGTCACGACCCCGCACCCGACAACACTGTCACCCGAATGGCCCAACATAACGTGCCACCCACATGGGTGAAGATCAAGATGGCTAGTGCCCCAACCGAGGCAATCTGTGAAAGGCGAACCAAATGCGCATTCGACGAATCCTCGCCGCAGTCTTCGCCACGGCAG
This genomic interval carries:
- a CDS encoding S8 family serine peptidase, translating into MDIRSVVRGIGGEQELLGSPEVRVAVLDGPVDMAHPCFAGSNLTRMPTLVSGPAGPGPMSLHGTHVTSLLFGQPQSPVPGLVPHCTGLLLPVFRESPDGRMARVPQLDLARAVEQAVEAGAHVINISGGERTPEGAPDSMLERALRLCEQNGVLVVAAVGNDGCDCLQAPAATPSVLAVGAADATGAPLDINNWGIAYRLNGVLAPGQDIQGAAPGGALASLTGSSFAAPAVTGVVALLVARQLAQGRKADPLAAARAVRESAIRPTCDPDDSPQCRRLLGGRLNTAGAFALVDGLGNPASGPHGTTHTEEKERAIVMDTNAANAQAEEPSEAVPAAMSQTPASAATPMPTMQTATSHGAPAQAPVPGEAQAPVTPSSDSWPAQPPWPPAPPAMQPGVQAAAQPAAPPVYAAPAAPPAYATPPAYPAPAAPVAYTAPVAYAAPAVPPANNGVCPSCAGCGGTCGAAAGHSSPSGAAPSAPAPSPGKQLIYAIGTIGFDFQTEARRDSFRQQMPHIVVPATKGHPEEEVQPNIYDPKQLHAYLSKNPWASDKLTWTLNADATPLYALEAETPVGMDWTRPIIKNPKASAYQVHGLAAGAAGDVKQLAELLETLAYPPVSFVYRTFRDALLGQTKSKQDVDFVSRVSIPGVLTDRTVRLFSGQVVPVVEVKSRGLFTWNETLLVDAVFETVLALKIREARKAAGANAAAQDAAEAKVRQEFAGEKGRFLKDTVRALLDKIYWKFRNLGQSSADRALNAAGTNAFLVGAEIQDGILSAAHVPGRNDNFYALDTVTVSKSPFCRPGSDCQDVTLTFFDPENDQRAPVSYLFTFDVSDDLPVSLAPVHTFIGSV
- a CDS encoding NUDIX domain-containing protein; translation: MTNTPAAPVPFSRIKIRTGALVFCGDDVALIRRDRADSTHYTPPGGNVEHGEDLTRALARELAEELGLDTAAAEGGDLMWVVDQRVTRPGPTPPPRKLHLIYRFHISPDIRATLAAQELDELPDGSHEVGVIEWIDYRNTAELPIFPPIGPALAALADPHAAVTDTALDAVTDANYTWV
- a CDS encoding VOC family protein, with amino-acid sequence MQITASTVSLTVDDVAASQRFFTTHLGYTEQAAADGFASLSRDDAAMDIVLLARGTEVLPADQRDQHASGLILAFATTGIEREEKRLRAEGVEITMPLREEPWGERLFQVTDPNGMIVQFVEWVTPAGPENA
- a CDS encoding dienelactone hydrolase family protein, which codes for MTTITTRTVEYPADGLTMIGHLALPAGADRRPAVLLGPEGMGLSDIERRRADALAELGYVALAFDLHGGRYLGDPEEMLARCLPLLADPDRMRGIGHAALDVLHTEPRTDPDRIAAVGYGTGGAIALELGRDGVDLRAIGTVNATTTGRPGEAARIRCPVWAGVGSEDPIMAPAQRNAFTAEMQAAGVDWRLTVYGGALHAFHHPPVDHPTVPGVGYHPQHAQRAWRDVVDLLAECLPVTDEPGHDPGMHAGSGH
- a CDS encoding TetR/AcrR family transcriptional regulator, translating into MTTDALSSPPPTGLRESKKQETRQLISDVATGLFLAQGFERTTIAEIAAAARVAKKTVTNYFPRKEDLALDHQDAFTASLASTVTGRQVGESASSALRRAFIDATATADPVAGFSGPEFARMIADSPTLSARLRDLHDLREAALADALADATDAPRGDITPRTAAALLGAVHRTLFQRIQELTLTGQDNAQISATVIAEADSAFGLLEPALADYAEA
- a CDS encoding AfsR/SARP family transcriptional regulator encodes the protein MSQGAHLEILRPFQVTCGGRRVAVSHAAQRLLAFLALHREGMDRRAVAEQLWPDCTPCRAAANLRSALCQGRRVGPVPPIDSLDHSLTLATSFSVDFHDAWDAAYRLVSGECKLPDGDGLVADLSQVLLPGWDDEWLLLHRERCDQLRLYALEALAQHFQTEGRHLSALQASLAAVSIDPFRETPHRIAVEVHLAEGNVASAVKRYQEYRRLLQAELQVAPSPQLTRLVRDLTPM